In Harmonia axyridis chromosome 6, icHarAxyr1.1, whole genome shotgun sequence, a single window of DNA contains:
- the LOC123681846 gene encoding unconventional myosin ID → MTTPQPVGVGDFVLLDKIDLENFMQNLEIRFKNGKIYTYIGEVCVSVNPYRTMNIYDSTYVNQYKGRELFENPPHIFAIADASHKVMKQQGRDTCIVISGESGSGKTEASKIIMKYIAAVTNQGGLKDIERVKNILIQSNSILEAFGNAKTNRNDNSSRFGKYMDIHFDFKGDPIGGHINKYLLEKCRVIYQQKGERNFHCFYQLLSGCTEDTLRKLNLSRNPADYFYVKQGNATRVNTINDKNDFRDVATSMNTLDFTKEEQDSVWRIVAAILHLGNIEFSNLDDKLAVKNSRSVEYVSSLLRVERKELERALCERVIAARGDIMRKEHTESEANYGRDALAKAVYDRLFGWIVERINSAISVDDSNYQYKYKSSLIGVLDIYGFEIFDDNSFEQFCINYCNEKLQQLFIELVLKQEQEEYNREGIEWQNIDYFNNQIICDLVEAQHTGILSIMDDACKMTAEKVTDELLLENMDKKLKGHGHYCSRQLKPAYKQLRHKIDFQITHYAGEVTYCINGFLDKNKDTLFQDFKRLLYSSQDKNLRDMWPEGSQHISETTKRPATAGTLFKNSMQELVKNLLSKEPHYVRCIKPNEMKSASAFDDERVKHQVSYLGLVENVRVRRAGFAYRQRYDRFLRRYKMISQFTWPNFRSGLDRDGIKIIMDERGFSKDVKYGKTKIFIRSPRTIFALESARNELIPGIATLIQKTWRGYRARQHYKKMKAAMVMIKAYRMKKTRCYVNALHKKFANAKSMKDYGKGVIWPAPPLTMRDATKVLRAMFNRWRAYMVLKKIPQVQWPEMKLKIMAASALLHKRSNWGVARKWEGNYLSKHSENINYTPFNDAVNNLKNSQHFSSVLFSAFVTKFNKFSKVAERVLLITDVYIFKLDNVKFRNMKEGVSIKELTGITVSPGNDQLIVLHCPGGNDLVVSLHCDSQEDRIGELLGIVLSRYVQLTNTELPVNVSKTISCSLGGKKKVINIQVSSEVTAPTFKKGTSNTISYLLPPNFAIVENGNGNNYIKC, encoded by the exons ATGACTACTCCACAGCCTGTCGGTGTTGGGGATTTCGTCCTTTTGGACAAAATCGACTTGGAGAACTTTATGCAAAACTTGGAAATCAG GTTCAAAAATGGAAAGATCTACACGTATATCGGCGAAGTATGCGTCTCGGTGAATCCCTACAGAACAATGAACATTTACGACAGCACCTACGTAAATCAATATAAGG GCAGAGAACTGTTCGAGAACCCACCGCATATCTTCGCGATAGCTGACGCTTCGCACAAAGTAATGAAACAACAAGGAAGGGATACGTGCATTGTGATAAGCGGAGAATCCGGATCTGGAAAGACGGAAGCATCGAAAATTATCATGAAATACATCGCTGCCGTTACGAACCAAG gtggTCTTAAGGATATCGAAAGGGTAAAAAACATCCTGATACAGTCGAATTCGATACTGGAAGCGTTCGGTAACGCAAAAACGAATCGGAATGATAATTCTTCCAGGTTTGGGAAGTATATGGATATACATTTCGACTTCAAAGGAGATCCCATAGGAGGCCACATCAACAAATACCTGTTGGAAAAATGTCGAGTCATTTATCAGCAGAAAGGAGAGAGAAattttcattgcttctatcag CTCCTTTCCGGATGCACCGAAGACACGTTGAGAAAATTGAACCTGTCCAGGAACCCCGCCGACTATTTCTACGTGAAACAAGGCAACGCAACCAGGGTAAACACGATAAACGACAAGAACGACTTCCGCGACGTCGCCACCTCCATGAACACGCTCGATTTCACCAAAGAAGAGCAG GATTCCGTCTGGAGGATAGTGGCGGCCATCCTGCACCTGGGCAACATCGAGTTCTCGAATCTGGACGACAAGTTGGCCGTGAAGAACAGCAGGTCGGTGGAGTACGTGTCCTCGCTACTGCGCGTGGAGCGTAAGGAGCTGGAGAGGGCGCTGTGCGAGAGGGTTATAGCGGCGAGGGGCGACATCATGAGGAAGGAACACACTGAGAGCGAGGCCAACTACGGAAGAGACGCCTTGGCGAAGGCTGTGTACGATAGGCTCTTCGGTTGGATAGTGGAGAGGATCAATTCGGCCATATCTGTGGACGACAGCAATTACCAGTACAAGTACAAGAGCTCGCTGATCGGCGTGTTGGACATATACGGGTTCGAGATATTCGACGATAACAGCTTCGAGCAGTTCTGCATCAACTATTGTAACGAGAAGTTGCAGCAGCTGTTTATCG AATTGGTACTCAAACAAGAACAGGAAGAATACAACAGAGAGGGCATAGAATGGCAAAACATAGATTACTTCAACAACCAAATAATTTGCGACTTAGTCGAAGCCCAGCATACAG GTATCCTGTCTATAATGGATGACGCCTGCAAGATGACTGCAGAAAAAGTAACCGATGAACTGCTCCTCGAGAACATGGACAAGAAGTTGAAGGGTCACGGACACTATTGTTCGAGACAGTTGAAACCCGCCTACAAACAGTTACGGCATAAG ATTGACTTCCAAATAACCCACTACGCTGGCGAGGTGACTTACTGCATCAACGGTTTTCTGGACAAGAACAAGGACACCCTGTTCCAGGACTTCAAACGGCTGCTGTACAGTTCGCAGGATAAGAACTTGAGGGACATGTGGCCTGAAGGGTCTCAGCACATTTCGGAG ACGACCAAAAGACCAGCGACGGCAGGAACGCTGTTCAAGAATTCCATGCAGGAGTTGGTGAAGAACCTGCTGAGCAAAGAGCCCCACTATGTGAGGTGCATAAAGCCCAACGAGATGAAATCTGCTTCGGCCTTCGACGATGAGAGGGTGAAGCACCAGGTCAGCTATTTGGGGTTGGTGGAGAATGTCAGGGTGAGGAGAGCAGGTTTCGCTTACAGGCAGAGATATGACAGGTTTTTGAGAAG GTACAAAATGATTTCCCAATTCACTTGGCCCAACTTCCGGTCTGGCCTGGACAGGGACGGGATCAAGATAATAATGGACGAAAGGGGGTTCAGTAAAGACGTGAAGTACGGTAAAACGAAGATCTTTATAAGGTCCCCAAGAACCATTTTCGCTTTGGAAAGTGCGAGGAACGAACTGATACCAGGCATAGCGACACTAATTCAGAAGACTTGGAGAG GCTATCGAGCGCGACAGCACTACAAGAAGATGAAGGCCGCCATGGTCATGATCAAGGCCTACCGCATGAAGAAGACTCGCTGCTACGTCAACGCGCTCCACAAGAAGTTCGCCAACGCGAAATCGATGAAGGACTATGGAAAGGGCGTGATATGGCCGGCTCCGCCCCTTACCATGCGAGACGCCACCAAGGTGCTTCGGGCGATGTTCAACAGGTGGCGCGCGTACATGGTGTTGAAGAAGATACCGCAGGTGCAGTGGCCCGAGATGAAGCTGAAGATAATGGCGGCGAGCGCTTTGTTGCACAAGAGGTCGAACTGGGGCGTGGCCAGGAAGTGGGAGGGCAACTACTTGAGCAAGCACTCGGAGAATATAAACTATACGCCGTTCAACGACGCTGTCAACAACCTGAAGAACAGCCAGCACTTCAGCTCCGTGCTTTTCTCGGCGTTCGTCACCAAGTTCAATAAATTCAGCAAG GTGGCCGAAAGGGTACTTCTAATAACAGAcgtgtatattttcaaattggacAACGTAAAATTCCGAAATATGAAAGAAGGTGTTTCGATTAAAGAACTAACCGGCATAACAGTTAGTCCTGGTAACGATCAACTCATTGTTCTTCACTGTCCTGGTGGCAACGATCTTGTGGTGTCGTTACATTGCGACAGTCAAGAAGACAGGATTGGAGAACTTTTGGGAATAGTCTTGAGCAGATACGTACA ATTAACCAACACAGAACTACCAGTTAACGTTAGCAAAACAATCTCTTGTTCGCTGGGCGGTAAGAAGAAGGTGATAAACATTCAAGTAAGTTCAGAAGTGACGGCACCCACATTCAAGAAAGGTACCAGCAACACGATAAGTTACCTTCTTCCACCAAATTTCGCCATAGTGGAAAACGGTAATggaaataattatataaaatgttGA